One Fundulus heteroclitus isolate FHET01 chromosome 11, MU-UCD_Fhet_4.1, whole genome shotgun sequence DNA segment encodes these proteins:
- the ca4c gene encoding carbonic anhydrase IV c, with product MMRSSLYLLTFFYLRSRATAEWCYQSQSCDDTCKDPSRWAALFPRCGGLRQSPINIVTNRVHFNSALPPFSFIGHTDLINITVENKGHSAHFALPQSVRLTGGALPGHYRAAQFHFHWGASGRPGSEHTIDGERFPVELHIVHIKEPYSSLEEAEHDMAGIALLAFLFEETMEDHPHLDTIIAALGRVQNNGSSTGIPNFRLSNIIPAADELHSYYRYVGSMTTPGCEQAVAWTVFHRMLPISSQQLDAIVKQCRFWTGQPMTNIFRPTQPLDGRVVFSSKSGTAQKSAIHTWFSIFSVLIMQTILIHII from the exons ATGATGCGCTCTTCTCTCTACCTCCTGACTTTCTTCTACCTGCGCTCCAGGGCGACAG CTGAGTGGTGTTACCAGAGCCAGAGCTGTGATGACACATGCAAAG ACCCAAGCCGCTGGGCAGCTCTGTTTCCCAGATGTGGAGGATTACGCCAGTCGCCAATTAACATTGTGACCAATAGAGTACATTTCAACAGCGCCCTGCCTCCCTTCAGCTTCATCGGCCACACCGACTTAATCAACATTACAGTAGAGAATAAGGGCCACTCTG CTCACTTTGCGTTACCACAGTCAGTGCGGCTGACAGGAGGAGCTCTGCCGGGTCACTACAGAGCGGCCCAGTTTCACTTCCACTGGGGAGCGAGCGGGAGACCGGGATCCGAGCACACCATTGATGGAGAAAGATTTCCGGTGGAG CTGCACATAGTCCACATTAAAGAGCCGTACAGCTCTCTGGAAGAGGCCGAACACGATATGGCCGGCATAGCTCTGCTCGCCTTCCTCTTTGAG GAAACAATGGAGGATCATCCTCATCTAGACACAATAATTGCTGCTTTGGGTCGAGTACAAAATAAtg GCAGCAGCACAGGGATCCCAAACTTTAGACTGAGTAACATCATCCCGGCAGCCGATGAGCTTCACAGTTACTACCGCTACGTGGGTTCCATGACAACTCCAGGATGTGAGCAGGCGGTAGCATGGACAGTGTTTCATAGGATGCTGCCAATCAGCAGTCAACAG CTGGATGCCATAGTTAAACAGTGCCGATTTTGGACAGGACAGCCCATGACAAACATCTTCCGACCCACGCAGCCTCTGGATGGCAGAGTAGTATTCAGCTCCAAGTCGGGCACAGCTCAGAAGAGTGCGATCCATACATGGTTCAGTATTTTCTCAGTCCTGATCATGCAAACAATCCTGATACATATTATTTAG
- the aldh3a2b gene encoding aldehyde dehydrogenase family 3 member A2b — MSREQQAVARARKAFETGRSRPLEYRILQLKNLQRLFLERQKEISDAIKKDLNKSEVGTQLFETLGLEGEIGLAVRKLKEWAAPRPVEKNLLTLSDTVYIQPEPLGVVLIIGAWNYPWAVTIQPLIGAIAAGNAAVVKPSEVCVHSAKVMEELLPLYIDKELYPVVTGGVPETQELLRQRFDHIFYTGNSMVGKVIMEAAAKHLTPVTLELGGKSPCYIDKNCDISIACRRITWGKYTNCGQTCIAPDYILCDPGIQDRVIEEVKKSIKDFYTDSPKTCPDYGRIINQRHFKRIMALLEDSTVAAGGDNDESDCFIAPTVLRDVKPEAKVMQEEIFGPLLPIIPISGLDEAIKFINKGEKPLALYVFSADEKVINRMRDETSSGGFLANDCLVHFSVSSLPFGGVGNSGMGCYHGKFSFDQLSHLRGCLIKKLKMEGVNDMRYPPHTPKKLGWARFFILKTLDLGWLGRMLLLGLLAVVAAVVLQKYLR; from the exons ATGTCTCGAGAGCAGCAGGCGGTGGCTCGGGCCAGGAAAGCCTTTGAAACAGGACGGTCTAGACCTCTGGAGTACCGGATCCTCCAACTGAAGAACCTGCAGCGCTTATTTTTAGAAAGGCAGAAAGAGATTTCGGACGCCATCAAGAAAGATCTTAATAAA AGCGAAGTGGGGACGCAGCTGTTCGAAACTCTAGGTCTGGAGGGGGAGATCGGCTTGGCCGTCCGGAAGCTGAAGGAATGGGCAGCCCCCCGCCCCGTGGAGAAGAACCTGCTGACCCTCTCTGACACGGTGTACATCCAACCTGAGCCGCTGGGGGTGGTGCTGATCATCGGGGCCTGGAACTACCCATGGGCGGTCACCATCCAGCCGCTCATCGGAGCTATCGCCGCAG GTAACGCGGCTGTGGTGAAGCCCTCAGAAGTCTGCGTTCACTCTGCGAAAGTCATGGAGGAACTCTTGCCGCTTTACATCGACAAG GAGCTTTACCCCGTGGTGACGGGAGGCGTTCCAGAGACCCAGGAGCTGCTGCGGCAGCGGTTCGATCACATCTTCTACACCGGCAACAGCATGGTGGGCAAAGTGATCATGGAGGCTGCGGCCAAACACCTGACCCCCGTCACCCTGGAGCTGGGCGGCAAGAGCCCCTGCTACATCGACAAGAACTGCGACATCAGCATAGCCTGCAG ACGGATCACCTGGGGAAAGTACACAAACTGTGGTCAGACCTGCATCGCCCCAGACTACATCCTCTGTGATCCCGGCATTCAAGACCGGGTCATCGAGGAGGTCAAGAAGTCCATTAAG GATTTTTACACAGACAGCCCAAAGACATGCCCAGACTATGGACGCATCATCAACCAGCGGCACTTTAAGAGGATCATGGCTTTGTTGGAGGACAGCACAGTGGCTGCAGGGGGAGACAACGACGAGTCAGACTGCTTCATCG CTCCCACAGTGCTGCGGGACGTGAAGCCCGAGGCCAAGGTGATGCAGGAGGAGATATTTGGTCCTCTGCTTCCCATAATTCCTATCAGTGGCCTGGATGAGGCCATAAAGTTCATCAACAAGGGAGAAAAACCCCTGGCTCTGTACGTCTTCTCCGCAGATGAAAAG GTGATCAACAGAATGAGAGACGAGACGTCCAGTGGAGGATTCCTGGCCAACGACTGTCTGGTTCATTTTTCGGTCAGCTCGCTGCCGTTTGGCGGAGTGG GAAACAGCGGCATGGGCTGCTACCACGGCAAGTTCAGCTTCGACCAGCTGAGCCACCTGCGCGGGTGTCTCATCAAAAAGCTGAAGATGGAGGGCGTGAACGACATGCGCTACCCGCCGCACACACCCAAGAAACTGGGCTGGGCCCGCTTCTTCATCCTGAAGACCCTCGACCTCGGCTGGCTGGGCAGGATGCTGCTCCTGGGCCTGCTGGCTGTGGTGGCAGCCGTTGTGCTCCAG AAGTATCTACGCTGA